TTTTCTGGCCACCCAGAATACCGCCCTGCTCGTTCACCTGCTGGAATGCCAGCTGAGCTGCTTCCAACATTGGTGGTGCCATAGCCGCAATCGGGCCAGAAATACCACCAAGAAGACCAATTTTCACGTCTGCCTGAACAGCCTGTGCTGTCAATGCAGTTGCGCCGAACAAGCTCGCTGCCAATGCGATTTTCTTAAGCATCAGTTCACCTCCAAAGAACCCTGTTTCATATGACATCCGTATCGGACCAGGGCTGTAAAATTGATTTTCATTCGAGTGCTTGGGGGTTATTCCGCTGCACCTTCTTGTTTTTGAGAAAGTTTTTCTTCGGGCCTGCTTGCCGTTCCTTGAGGTTCGGGAAGAATACCTTCCGGGCGGAACCGAAGAACCAGCTGCAACAGCAGGCCAATAATGAAGACACGCATGTACTTCGCCTTAATGGCGTATTCCGTTGGCAATTGATCTGTCACGAATTCTGAAGCGGACCAGATGATCCAGACAACAGCCACGCCGAGCAATGCGCCACGGTTGTTTCCTGAGCCGCCGAGAATCAACATAATCCAGATCAGGAATGTGGCGATCATGGGATCAATTGCTTCTGGGGTTATGGAACGGTTAAAATGCGCGAACAATGCGCCGCCTAATCCCATAATTGCAGCACCAAAGATGAACGCTTCCAAACGACGCGCCTTGATGTCTTTGCCCATTGCTGTTGCGGCATCTTCATTGTCACGAATGCCGCGCATCATCCTGCCCCAAGGTGCGGAAATCTGACGCTCGATCGCAAAATAAACAATCGCAACGATCGCAATGACCAATGCCAGATACGCGAGCTGCGAATACAGATAGGACAGGTCACCAAACGGACGTGGGATCTTGTTGACACCGCGCGCACCGCCGGTCATCCAGCCTTCAGACTTCACAACCAGACGAATAATCTCAGCAACACCGATTGTCGCGATTGCGAGATAATCTGAGCGGAAGCGCAGGCACACTTTGCCAATTGGCCATGCGATCAAGCCAGACGCAATCATAGCCCCGACCCAGCCGAACACGACAGGCAGGTTGAACCCACCCACATGAACCGCTGATTCCGGGGAAGTCAAAACTGCAGATGCATACGCTCCTACTGCGAAGAAGCCTGCAATCCCGGCGTTAAAGAGCCCCGAGAAGCCCCACTGAATGTTGAGACCGAGTGCGAGAAGAGAGTAAATGCCGATAAAGATCGCCATGTACACCGCGTAGTTGAGCAAGCCGATGAGTTCCATGGTTCTTCTCCCTCTACAGTACTTTGCCCTTGAGCAGACCAGTGGGCCGCACAAGAAGAATGAGCAGAAGGATCGCAAAAGCCATCGCGGCCTTGTACTCTCCGGGGATGAAAAGAACGGATGTTTCTTCGGCAATACCGACGATGAGACCACCGATTACGGCCCCTTCAACACGACCTACCCCGCCGAGGATTGCGGCTGCGAACATGGGCAGCAGCATGGTCCAACCCATCAACGGCTTCAGCTCGGTATTAATGCCGAGGAAGAACCCGGAGGCTGCACACAACATTCCGACAATGCCCCAGGTGAGCATTGTGATTTTGCGGTTGTCGACACCGGAAAGAAGCGCAAGATCCGGGTTGTCGGACATGGCCCGCATGGCCTTGCCCCACTTGGTTTTTTGCAAGAATGTCCAAAGCACTCCAACAATCACGAACATTGCGATCATAGTGTAGATCTCACGGTCGCGAATGCGAATGCCCCAGTAATCATCCGGACGAACAATACCGCGCGTGTAGGTTTCTGTATCAACACCCCAAACAACCTGTACGACAGCGCGCAACATCAGCGCGATGCCGAGTGACGACATCACAACAATGATTTTTGGTCGGTCAGACAGATAGTCATAAAAGACCTTGTCGATACCGATTGCCATAAAGGCGCAGACAACCATCGCAACAGGCAGAGCCACCCATGGGCTCACACCGAAAACGGTGACGACACCCAGAGCGGCGAATGCGCCAAGGGTTGCTAAATCACCATGTGCGAGATGCGCAAATCTCAAGATACCGAAAACAAGCGTGATCCCGACGGCTCCCAGAGCGTAGATCGACCCCAGCACGATTCCCGGCATGAGGTAAAAATTGACGAATTCCATAAAAGGCATTGGATTTTCCCTTATTACCCACCGAGGAACATTTCAGCGACTTCGCGATCTGCGAGCAGCTCTTGCCCCGTTCCTTCGTGCCGGTTGTTACCAGCTGCCAGAACGTAGCCTTTGTCAGCAAAAGCAAGCGCTTGCTTTGCGTGCTGCTCTACGAGCAAGATCGAAAGACCTGCATCACGCAGGTTGCGGGTGATCTCAAAAATCTGCTCCATATACTTAGGAGACAGACCAGCGGTTGGCTCATCCAGAAGAAGCAAGGACGGATCAAGCATCAGGGCTCGGCCCATCGCCACCATCTGGCGTTGACCGCCTGACAGGTTGCCTGCCATTGCAGTTCTGCGTTCTTTGAGATCAGGGAAAAGGGTATAAACCCTGTCCAGACTTGCGGAGATGTCGCCTTTGCGTAGGAAAGCGCCCATTTCCAAATTTTCGTGAATGGTCATCTCACGAAAGATGTTGTTGACCTGCGGGACATAACACACGCCGTGCTGAACAATCCGGTTGGGTCTCCAGCCTGCAATGTCCGTATCATTGACGATGATGGACCCACCACGCACCTTCAAAAGGCCGAAGATTGCTTTCATCGCTGTTGATTTACCAGCGCCATTGGGGCCGACGATCACAACGATTTCCTGTTCAGTTACCTGCAGGTCGACACCCATCAGGATGTCCGCGTCCCCATACCCACCGCGAACACCTGTCATGGTGAGGATTGGCTTGCCAGAGTATTTCTGTTGCGCTGTCTGCTTTGACATAGGTTGCTCTGCAATTGCTTGAGACGTCATTAAAGTGCAGCCTCCCCGACGGTTTCACCGAGGTAAGCTTCGAGCACACGCGCATCGGAACGTACGGTTTGGAAATCACCTTCGATGAGAACGGAGCCTTCGGCCATGCAGATGACAGGGTTACAGAGTTTCTCAATCATCTCCATATCGTGTTCGATCAGGATGAAGGTGTAGCCGCGTTCCTTGTTCAAAATCAGTATCTTATCTTCCAATCGGCGGAGTAAGGTTCTGTTGACGCCAGCAGCAGGCTCATCCAGCAATACGAGCTTGGCGTCCGTCATCATGGTGCGGCCAAGCTCAAGAAGCTTTTTCTGGCCACCAGAGAGATTGCCTGCGCGTTCATGTGCGACATGAGACAGCTCCAGAAACTCAAGCGTTTCCGTTGCTTTCTGGCGAATTTCTTCTTCTTGCGTTTTGACGCTGTTATAGCCGATCCAGTTCTGGAGCAGGCTCTCACCTTTTTGTGCCGGAGGAACCAGCATCAAGTTTTCCAACGCGGACAGGCGATGAAATTCATGCGGGATCTGAAACGTGCGCACGAGCCCCTTATGAAACAGCTGGTCAGAGCTGAGCCCGGTTACATCCTCGCCCAAAAAACGAATTTTCCCGCTGGTCGGCTTTAAAGCCCCGGCTATGAGATTAAACGTCGTGGTTTTACCTGCACCGTTCGGGCCAACTAAACCAGTGATTGTGCCTTTTTCAACCGAAAATGCGCAATTATTGACTGCCCTGAACCCGCCAAATTGCTTTGACAGCTGTTCGATTTCCAGCATTCTTATCCCCCCAGACTGCAAAGGACTGGATTATTATTGTTGTCAATCCTCTACCTAATGCCCTTAGCGGCATATTATTTCAAGATAGAAGAAAGTCCCCTTTGCAATACAATCACTCGATTATTCTATTTTTGGCCGAACAAGCTGAGTGAAACTTTCCGGACTCTGCTTGATCACAACCTTCCCAGATATTGCAACAAACATAGCTTCGACTGCGCATATATTGCCTGATCTATATAGATATTTCCACTTATATGCGTAAATTGAATGTTTTTTAGAACATAATAATTTCATTAAACTGCAGAATTACGCAGCAATCTTACAGATCGCCACGCACTTGCCAAAGTTCTGGAAACAGCACGGTATCCAGCATTTTTTTCAAATATGACACTCCAGACGTGCCTCCAGTGCCCATTTTATTGCCAATTATGCGCTCAACTGTCGTCACATGGTTGAAACGCCAACGCCGGAAGAAGTCTTCAAAGTCGATAAGCTTTTCGGCAAGATCATAAAAATGCCAATTGTCGCGCGGATTGCGGTAGATTATTTCCCAAGCCTTCTGAACGGAGGCATCTGCCGTGTAGGGTTTAGTCACATCACGATTGAGCACATCAGCTGAGATTTCAAAACCAGCACGCGCCAATGCACGAACCATCTCGTCGTAAATTCCCGGTGCTTCATAAATCTGCTGTAACCACTTGGCGACCTCAGGCATATGTTCGTGCGGTTTCATGAGAGCTGCATTTTTGTTGCCAACTACAAATTCAATTGCGCGGTACTGGTAGCTTTGGAAGCCGGAGGATTTTCCGAGGCTATCGCGGAAACTGGTATAATCGCTTGGCGTCATCGTGCGCAGGATGTCCCAAGCACCGGTGAGCTGGAAGAAAATTTTATTCACGCGTGCCATGAGTTTGGAAACCTGCGCAAACTCATCTTCTGCCATGGCGGTACAGGCCTCGGACATCTCACGGATCGCGAGTTTCATCCAAAGCTCTGCGGTTTGGTGCTGAATGATAAAGAGCAGCTCATCATGGGCATCTGTTAAGGGCGCTTGTGCTCCCAAAATATCAGGCAGACGAAGGTAATCCCCGTAAGACATATTCTCTTTGAAAGAGAGCTCCGCGCCATGATGTTCCAATTTGGATTTCGTAGTTTCAGCCATGATTATGTCACCTTACTCTTGCGGTGGTACGCAGGAGTATCCCAAAGGTTGCCTGCAATAATTTCACCAAGAATTTCTGCTGCTTTGACGATATTTGC
The window above is part of the Pseudovibrio sp. Tun.PSC04-5.I4 genome. Proteins encoded here:
- a CDS encoding branched-chain amino acid ABC transporter permease, coding for MELIGLLNYAVYMAIFIGIYSLLALGLNIQWGFSGLFNAGIAGFFAVGAYASAVLTSPESAVHVGGFNLPVVFGWVGAMIASGLIAWPIGKVCLRFRSDYLAIATIGVAEIIRLVVKSEGWMTGGARGVNKIPRPFGDLSYLYSQLAYLALVIAIVAIVYFAIERQISAPWGRMMRGIRDNEDAATAMGKDIKARRLEAFIFGAAIMGLGGALFAHFNRSITPEAIDPMIATFLIWIMLILGGSGNNRGALLGVAVVWIIWSASEFVTDQLPTEYAIKAKYMRVFIIGLLLQLVLRFRPEGILPEPQGTASRPEEKLSQKQEGAAE
- a CDS encoding branched-chain amino acid ABC transporter permease codes for the protein MPFMEFVNFYLMPGIVLGSIYALGAVGITLVFGILRFAHLAHGDLATLGAFAALGVVTVFGVSPWVALPVAMVVCAFMAIGIDKVFYDYLSDRPKIIVVMSSLGIALMLRAVVQVVWGVDTETYTRGIVRPDDYWGIRIRDREIYTMIAMFVIVGVLWTFLQKTKWGKAMRAMSDNPDLALLSGVDNRKITMLTWGIVGMLCAASGFFLGINTELKPLMGWTMLLPMFAAAILGGVGRVEGAVIGGLIVGIAEETSVLFIPGEYKAAMAFAILLLILLVRPTGLLKGKVL
- a CDS encoding ABC transporter ATP-binding protein translates to MTSQAIAEQPMSKQTAQQKYSGKPILTMTGVRGGYGDADILMGVDLQVTEQEIVVIVGPNGAGKSTAMKAIFGLLKVRGGSIIVNDTDIAGWRPNRIVQHGVCYVPQVNNIFREMTIHENLEMGAFLRKGDISASLDRVYTLFPDLKERRTAMAGNLSGGQRQMVAMGRALMLDPSLLLLDEPTAGLSPKYMEQIFEITRNLRDAGLSILLVEQHAKQALAFADKGYVLAAGNNRHEGTGQELLADREVAEMFLGG
- a CDS encoding ABC transporter ATP-binding protein, yielding MLEIEQLSKQFGGFRAVNNCAFSVEKGTITGLVGPNGAGKTTTFNLIAGALKPTSGKIRFLGEDVTGLSSDQLFHKGLVRTFQIPHEFHRLSALENLMLVPPAQKGESLLQNWIGYNSVKTQEEEIRQKATETLEFLELSHVAHERAGNLSGGQKKLLELGRTMMTDAKLVLLDEPAAGVNRTLLRRLEDKILILNKERGYTFILIEHDMEMIEKLCNPVICMAEGSVLIEGDFQTVRSDARVLEAYLGETVGEAAL
- the kynA gene encoding tryptophan 2,3-dioxygenase, with protein sequence MAETTKSKLEHHGAELSFKENMSYGDYLRLPDILGAQAPLTDAHDELLFIIQHQTAELWMKLAIREMSEACTAMAEDEFAQVSKLMARVNKIFFQLTGAWDILRTMTPSDYTSFRDSLGKSSGFQSYQYRAIEFVVGNKNAALMKPHEHMPEVAKWLQQIYEAPGIYDEMVRALARAGFEISADVLNRDVTKPYTADASVQKAWEIIYRNPRDNWHFYDLAEKLIDFEDFFRRWRFNHVTTVERIIGNKMGTGGTSGVSYLKKMLDTVLFPELWQVRGDL